One window of Novosphingobium sp. 9U genomic DNA carries:
- a CDS encoding sulfotransferase → MVISAGCSSGNDRLGFVNEGLERAWRRGWFSRPSLEPNALLAAARQTTGLHDFGAEDGWRDRLDRLTASLHDEAALTPLGTTIAYGQLVAALAGRLRATALWQRRPEIAQVPLRAPIIVVGQMRSGSTRMQRLLACDKRFAYTRFFESWNPLPRWNWLPIDDRRLRGWLALRVAHWLNPRFGVIHPVRPHQADEEIGLHNVALYGAAFEAQWCIPSFARYAEALDSRPIYAEFRQHLQTIKWLRRDKGNRPWILKLPQFSQDLDAVLHTFPDARIVVLHRNGKEVVGSSASLVHNQMMVQSDEVDRHWIGREWLRKVALRTERTAHARDRHAVAGIDVAFTDMHQDWRAEMGKVYAMLGTPFTLDVERQMAKFMARRGHRKLQRHRYDIADYGLTEDQIAATLQPRDASVLAAA, encoded by the coding sequence ATGGTTATCTCCGCAGGGTGCAGCAGCGGCAACGACCGACTCGGCTTCGTGAACGAGGGGTTGGAGCGTGCCTGGCGGCGTGGCTGGTTTTCGCGACCGAGCCTGGAGCCGAACGCGCTGCTCGCGGCCGCGCGGCAGACCACCGGCTTGCACGACTTCGGCGCCGAGGATGGTTGGCGCGACCGGTTGGACCGGCTGACCGCCTCGTTGCATGACGAAGCGGCGCTGACGCCGCTGGGCACCACGATTGCCTACGGCCAGCTCGTCGCGGCTCTCGCCGGTCGATTGCGCGCGACCGCGTTGTGGCAGCGCCGCCCCGAGATCGCACAAGTGCCGCTGCGCGCGCCGATCATCGTCGTTGGCCAGATGCGGTCGGGCAGCACGCGGATGCAGCGCCTGCTCGCTTGCGACAAGCGGTTCGCCTACACGCGGTTCTTCGAAAGCTGGAACCCGCTGCCGCGCTGGAACTGGCTGCCGATCGACGATCGGCGCCTGCGCGGATGGCTGGCCTTGCGCGTGGCACACTGGCTCAATCCGCGCTTCGGCGTGATCCACCCGGTCCGACCGCATCAGGCGGACGAGGAGATCGGCCTCCATAACGTCGCGCTCTATGGCGCAGCGTTCGAAGCACAATGGTGCATCCCCAGCTTCGCTCGCTATGCCGAGGCGCTGGACAGCCGGCCGATCTACGCCGAGTTCCGCCAGCACCTGCAGACGATCAAGTGGCTGCGGCGTGACAAGGGCAACCGGCCCTGGATCCTCAAGCTGCCGCAGTTCAGCCAGGATCTCGACGCGGTGCTGCACACGTTTCCAGATGCGCGCATCGTCGTGCTCCACCGTAACGGCAAGGAGGTGGTCGGCTCCTCCGCCTCGCTTGTTCATAATCAGATGATGGTGCAATCGGACGAGGTCGACCGCCATTGGATCGGGCGCGAATGGCTGCGCAAGGTGGCGCTGCGCACCGAACGGACGGCGCACGCGCGAGATCGCCATGCGGTGGCGGGGATCGATGTCGCCTTCACCGACATGCACCAGGATTGGCGGGCCGAAATGGGCAAGGTTTACGCCATGCTCGGCACCCCGTTCACGTTGGACGTGGAGCGGCAGATGGCCAAGTTCATGGCCAGGCGCGGCCATCGCAAGCTGCAGCGGCATCGCTACGACATCGCCGACTACGGCCTGACCGAGGATCAGATCGCCGCCACGCTGCAGCCGCGCGACGCGAGTGTGCTGGCGGCTGCTTAG
- a CDS encoding YqgE/AlgH family protein, protein MTQEQYLSGRILLAMPGMFDPRFERSVNVMCVHDEHGALGIGIGHLREGVRFRELLEEVGIDPGDAPDREVHHGGPVEPGRGFVLHSTDWGGQDTIAVEPLCALSASLDVLRAIAEGRGPKDWLIALGYAGWGGGQLEGEMRQHGWYAAGGHREVLFDTPAEGRWAATWRAEGIDPSFLANTTGRA, encoded by the coding sequence GTGACACAGGAACAGTACCTCTCCGGCCGCATCCTGCTGGCCATGCCCGGCATGTTCGATCCGCGGTTCGAACGCTCCGTCAACGTTATGTGCGTCCATGACGAGCACGGCGCGCTGGGCATCGGCATCGGCCACTTGCGCGAAGGCGTGCGGTTTCGCGAGCTGCTGGAGGAAGTCGGCATCGATCCTGGCGACGCGCCCGACCGCGAGGTGCATCATGGCGGACCGGTCGAGCCGGGGCGCGGCTTCGTGCTCCACTCGACCGATTGGGGCGGGCAGGACACCATCGCCGTCGAGCCGCTCTGTGCGCTGTCGGCGTCGCTGGACGTGCTGCGCGCCATCGCCGAGGGGCGTGGGCCCAAGGACTGGCTGATCGCGCTTGGCTATGCCGGCTGGGGCGGCGGACAGCTGGAGGGCGAGATGCGCCAACACGGCTGGTACGCGGCCGGCGGGCATCGTGAGGTGCTGTTCGATACACCCGCGGAAGGGCGCTGGGCGGCGACCTGGCGGGCGGAGGGGATCGACCCGTCGTTCTTGGCGAACACGACCGGACGGGCTTAG
- a CDS encoding cytochrome P450 has translation MATTAERPADLPLAQRDYFSDHSLLVDPYAYFEAMRAEGPIHRAPNGVVFITGFQESVDVLLDTEHFSSFQTQLGPVAPLPFVPEGDDLSDQIAAHRDPSTMSELMVGYDGEQHANARSLLNRLFVPSRLRANEEYMWIFAGELVDDAVARGGCELISEIATPYVTLVIADLLGVPEQDREKFRAVIDAGPPPGSLDDEGYARESHPLMFMAQFFMQYVTERRANPREDVLSMLANANFPDGTQPDALEVVKSAMFLFAAGQDTSAKLLGNAMQRVARDKALQSRLRAEPKLIAGFLEETLRLEGSTKATFRVVKKAVKISDYQLVPGDRVFVGLAAANRDPVRWENPTQFELGRRKIQEHLGFGRGAHTCLGAPLARVEVRVIFERFFEKTSDISLGDEHLGADGEALLDYEPSFIIRGLSNLRLKLTPA, from the coding sequence ATGGCAACTACTGCCGAACGACCCGCCGACCTACCACTGGCCCAGCGCGACTACTTCAGCGACCACTCGCTGCTGGTGGACCCTTACGCCTACTTTGAGGCGATGCGCGCCGAAGGGCCGATCCATCGCGCGCCCAATGGCGTGGTGTTCATCACCGGCTTCCAGGAATCGGTCGACGTACTACTCGATACCGAGCATTTCTCCTCGTTCCAGACGCAGCTGGGGCCGGTCGCGCCCCTGCCCTTCGTGCCCGAGGGTGACGACTTGTCCGACCAGATCGCCGCGCATCGCGATCCCAGCACGATGTCCGAGCTGATGGTCGGCTACGATGGCGAGCAACATGCCAATGCCCGCTCGCTGCTCAACCGCTTGTTCGTGCCCTCGCGCCTGCGCGCCAACGAGGAGTACATGTGGATTTTCGCGGGCGAGCTTGTCGACGATGCCGTGGCGCGCGGCGGTTGCGAGCTGATCAGCGAGATCGCCACGCCCTATGTCACGCTGGTGATCGCCGACCTGCTTGGCGTACCGGAGCAGGACCGCGAGAAGTTCCGCGCCGTCATCGACGCCGGGCCGCCCCCGGGCAGCCTCGACGATGAAGGCTACGCGCGGGAGAGCCACCCACTGATGTTCATGGCGCAGTTCTTCATGCAGTACGTCACCGAACGTCGCGCCAATCCGCGCGAGGATGTGCTGAGCATGCTCGCCAATGCGAACTTCCCCGACGGCACCCAGCCCGATGCGCTGGAGGTGGTGAAGTCGGCGATGTTCCTGTTCGCGGCCGGGCAGGATACCAGCGCCAAGCTGCTAGGCAATGCCATGCAGCGCGTCGCGCGCGACAAGGCGCTGCAATCCCGACTGCGCGCCGAACCCAAGCTGATCGCCGGGTTCCTGGAGGAGACGCTGCGCCTCGAGGGCTCGACCAAGGCGACGTTCCGGGTGGTCAAGAAGGCCGTCAAGATCAGTGACTACCAACTGGTGCCGGGCGACCGCGTGTTCGTCGGCCTTGCCGCGGCCAACCGCGATCCGGTCCGCTGGGAGAACCCGACCCAGTTCGAGCTCGGCCGTCGCAAGATCCAGGAACATCTGGGCTTTGGTCGCGGTGCGCACACGTGCCTGGGCGCACCGCTCGCGCGCGTCGAAGTGCGGGTGATCTTCGAGCGCTTCTTCGAGAAGACCAGCGACATCTCGCTGGGCGACGAGCACCTTGGCGCCGACGGTGAGGCCCTGCTGGACTACGAGCCCAGCTTCATCATTCGCGGCCTGTCCAACTTGCGCCTCAAGCTCACGCCCGCGTGA
- a CDS encoding TauD/TfdA family dioxygenase: MSDLDFRPLIEGRNFGARLRGITFEQTQDPEIRTQVNALFERHGMIVFEDVEPSGRMHVALSNIFGPMKDHPSKAVPRVDQDAMPGVIDMTAKPNLEGRIQVGGKELVSWLPWHFDHAYNNELNRAGVLRALDIPPEGGLTGFVDGIELYQALSPELRNRIEGKNILYRMNVYMEDFRFGAPDDYKCLAENPYAKPVMDEAIGVPRSVHPAVWTRASGEKVLHVSPWMAEGIEGEETPEGHALLDAVSKEVFSLSKSLGYWHEWKPTDMLIWDNWRALHAVSGHDPQYGRRMQRTTIKGDYGLGYFEGGASSDNKVLERTY; the protein is encoded by the coding sequence ATGAGCGATCTTGATTTCCGTCCCCTGATCGAAGGCCGCAACTTCGGCGCACGCCTGCGCGGCATCACGTTCGAGCAGACTCAGGACCCTGAGATCCGAACCCAGGTGAACGCCTTGTTCGAGCGTCACGGCATGATCGTGTTCGAGGATGTCGAGCCTTCGGGCCGCATGCATGTCGCGCTCTCGAACATCTTCGGGCCGATGAAGGATCACCCCAGCAAGGCGGTGCCGCGCGTCGACCAGGACGCGATGCCTGGCGTCATCGACATGACCGCCAAACCCAACCTGGAAGGCCGCATCCAGGTCGGCGGCAAGGAACTGGTCAGCTGGCTCCCCTGGCACTTCGACCATGCCTACAACAACGAGCTGAACCGTGCCGGCGTCTTGCGCGCGCTCGACATTCCGCCGGAAGGTGGCCTCACGGGCTTCGTCGACGGTATCGAGCTGTACCAGGCGCTCTCGCCCGAGCTGCGTAATCGCATCGAGGGCAAGAACATTCTCTATCGAATGAACGTCTACATGGAGGACTTCCGGTTCGGCGCGCCCGACGATTACAAGTGCCTGGCCGAGAACCCCTACGCCAAGCCGGTGATGGACGAGGCGATTGGCGTACCGCGCTCGGTTCATCCCGCGGTGTGGACGCGCGCGAGCGGCGAGAAGGTGCTCCACGTCTCGCCATGGATGGCCGAGGGCATCGAGGGCGAGGAAACGCCCGAGGGCCATGCGCTGCTCGATGCAGTCAGCAAGGAAGTTTTCTCGCTCTCAAAGAGCCTCGGCTACTGGCACGAGTGGAAGCCTACGGACATGCTGATCTGGGACAACTGGCGCGCGCTCCACGCCGTCAGCGGCCACGACCCGCAGTACGGCCGCCGCATGCAGCGCACCACGATCAAGGGCGACTACGGCCTGGGCTACTTCGAAGGCGGTGCATCGAGCGACAACAAGGTGCTCGAGCGCACGTACTGA
- a CDS encoding SDR family NAD(P)-dependent oxidoreductase: MTEITGRTAVVTGGGSGIGMGLAQALAREGARVAVADIMIGNAQKVADAIRSEGGAAIAVECDVCERASIAAMKDAVHAAFGPVQLLFANAGATSFDPLMEMSDEDVDWILQVNLHGVMNTTRAFLPDMIAAGEGHICATASMAGLLPGWIPVHAPYSAAKAGIIGLMMNLALELSEHNVHTTSYCPGGVATGMKVNNARYRPPRFGGPADEAPLHVGEESAAVAASHAFYTPEAIAPMVLDAVRHNRAFVFDHPDQREHFRRTYSAVVEACYDAADEWHRDNGTPAANPHGAMLLQD, from the coding sequence ATCGGCATGGGCCTGGCGCAGGCACTCGCTCGCGAAGGTGCCCGCGTCGCCGTGGCGGACATCATGATCGGCAACGCGCAGAAGGTCGCCGACGCGATCCGCAGCGAGGGCGGCGCAGCGATCGCCGTCGAGTGTGACGTGTGCGAACGCGCCTCGATCGCCGCCATGAAGGACGCGGTTCATGCCGCCTTCGGCCCGGTCCAGCTCCTGTTCGCCAATGCCGGCGCGACCTCGTTCGACCCGCTGATGGAGATGAGCGACGAAGACGTAGACTGGATCCTCCAGGTCAACCTGCACGGCGTGATGAACACCACGCGCGCCTTCCTGCCCGACATGATCGCTGCCGGAGAAGGCCACATCTGTGCCACGGCCTCCATGGCAGGGCTGCTGCCGGGGTGGATCCCGGTTCATGCGCCTTACTCGGCGGCGAAGGCCGGCATTATCGGCCTGATGATGAACCTCGCGCTGGAGCTGTCCGAGCACAACGTCCATACCACCAGCTATTGCCCGGGCGGGGTGGCGACGGGCATGAAGGTCAACAACGCACGATACCGCCCGCCGCGTTTCGGTGGCCCGGCGGACGAGGCGCCGCTGCATGTCGGCGAAGAGTCCGCCGCGGTCGCCGCTTCCCATGCCTTCTACACGCCCGAGGCGATCGCGCCGATGGTGCTTGACGCGGTGCGCCACAACCGCGCCTTCGTGTTCGACCACCCCGACCAGCGCGAGCACTTCCGTCGCACCTATTCGGCGGTAGTGGAGGCATGCTATGACGCCGCCGACGAGTGGCATCGCGATAACGGCACGCCGGCCGCAAACCCGCACGGCGCGATGTTGCTCCAGGACTGA
- a CDS encoding fumarylacetoacetate hydrolase family protein, protein MSLLFDLPPPPAVPLLGEDARFPVHRVFCVGRNYEAHAREMGDTSVRETPIWFTKAPSAVCLAGGVIPYPPGTANCHYEMELVVAIGAPGFRVSADEAPALVLGYACGLDLTRRDLQNAAKAKGYPWDTGKDFENGAVIGPITRVSAFGAVDAQKIALRQNGAVKQEAQLSDMIWNVGELIADLSTLYHLIPGDLIYTGTPAGVGPFVTGDVLEGEIEELAAIKVEIGAS, encoded by the coding sequence GTGAGCCTGCTGTTCGACCTGCCTCCTCCGCCCGCCGTCCCGCTGCTCGGCGAGGACGCGCGGTTCCCCGTCCACCGCGTGTTCTGCGTCGGCCGCAACTACGAGGCACATGCCCGCGAGATGGGCGACACATCGGTGCGCGAGACGCCGATCTGGTTCACGAAAGCGCCCAGCGCCGTGTGCCTGGCGGGTGGCGTGATCCCCTACCCTCCCGGCACCGCCAACTGCCACTATGAAATGGAACTGGTAGTGGCGATCGGGGCGCCGGGTTTTCGAGTCTCGGCGGATGAGGCGCCTGCGCTGGTGCTCGGCTACGCCTGCGGGCTCGACCTCACCCGACGCGACCTGCAGAATGCTGCCAAGGCCAAGGGCTATCCGTGGGACACCGGCAAGGACTTCGAGAACGGGGCCGTGATTGGGCCGATCACGCGCGTGTCGGCTTTCGGCGCGGTCGACGCACAGAAGATCGCGTTGCGCCAGAACGGCGCCGTGAAGCAGGAGGCGCAGCTCTCCGACATGATCTGGAACGTCGGCGAACTGATCGCGGATCTCTCCACGCTATACCACCTGATCCCGGGCGACCTTATCTACACCGGCACACCGGCCGGCGTGGGACCGTTCGTGACCGGCGACGTTCTGGAGGGTGAAATCGAAGAATTGGCGGCGATCAAGGTTGAGATCGGCGCCAGCTAA
- a CDS encoding putative quinol monooxygenase, with translation MVIATVRLHPGKDPEYEAAVARIMPEVRAANPGIVFYHAARCREEADTYRVVEAYADQAAMDRHIGSAALQASLAGLMPLVAGIEIKLHDAVA, from the coding sequence ATGGTCATCGCCACCGTCCGCCTGCACCCGGGCAAAGACCCGGAATACGAGGCGGCGGTGGCGCGGATCATGCCCGAGGTGCGCGCGGCCAATCCGGGCATCGTGTTCTACCATGCGGCGCGCTGCCGCGAGGAGGCGGATACCTATCGCGTGGTCGAAGCCTATGCCGATCAGGCGGCGATGGACCGGCACATTGGCAGTGCGGCATTGCAGGCGTCACTGGCGGGGCTGATGCCGCTGGTGGCAGGCATCGAGATCAAGCTGCACGACGCGGTGGCGTAG